A genomic segment from Microcoleus sp. AS-A8 encodes:
- a CDS encoding molybdenum cofactor biosynthesis protein MoaE produces MSVVSPTQQHTQDSFSITFAPLSVAEIYALADDPANGAVVVMSGTVRNQTDGKPVVALEYQAYEPMAVRVFEVIADDIRNRWTDVNRVVIHHRTGRLQIGEISVIVAVGCPHRSEAFAACKYAIDTLKHNAPIWKKEHWADGSTSWVSIGACEQVETPC; encoded by the coding sequence ATGTCTGTTGTCTCTCCCACTCAACAACATACTCAAGATAGTTTTTCTATTACTTTTGCACCATTATCCGTGGCAGAAATCTATGCACTCGCCGATGATCCAGCCAATGGGGCAGTTGTAGTGATGAGTGGTACGGTTCGCAATCAAACCGATGGAAAGCCCGTCGTCGCCCTAGAATATCAGGCTTATGAACCGATGGCGGTGCGAGTGTTCGAGGTGATCGCAGATGATATCCGCAACAGGTGGACAGATGTCAATCGCGTGGTGATTCACCATCGCACGGGGCGGTTACAAATTGGCGAGATTAGTGTCATCGTTGCGGTAGGCTGTCCCCATCGCTCAGAAGCGTTTGCCGCTTGCAAGTATGCGATCGATACTTTGAAACACAACGCCCCCATCTGGAAAAAAGAACACTGGGCGGATGGTTCCACTAGCTGGGTGAGTATTGGGGCTTGCGAACAGGTTGAGACTCCATGCTAG